The Actinomadura sp. WMMB 499 genome includes a window with the following:
- a CDS encoding ester cyclase → MHEREERLTYMADDEHRDEQNGDGGTGGAPGAPGADRAPGAAVAMSAPVRRTMPSDFAISVRPGHGADVPGTVHGARRQPMRGFEDAYTDIVDYIVRITHRIWEDQDVGYIYDTYSPGCRLYDDTGFKYGVEQLVGGTIQGINAFPDVRHYADDVIWAGDEDQGFVTSHRAINIGHHTGPWRWGPPTGRRLETWVIANCVVRENEIYEEWVLYNTASKLAQLGVDVREAARTYGNEGGTAPFGERGVTEVERLIGGRRPRPYPAADPRAGFDLEHTVRALFHDTYNRRDLSAIDRAYAPNVRWHGTSNRSGYGRADVRAMARNLLATFPDLGMQVDEVYWMGNDRDGYAASVRWTAAGTHRGHGLYGRPTGRRVHLWGISQLYFSGGRIVEEWTLFNEFDVLAQLLRDDPA, encoded by the coding sequence GTGCACGAACGAGAAGAGAGGCTGACGTACATGGCGGACGACGAGCACCGCGACGAGCAGAACGGCGACGGCGGCACCGGCGGCGCGCCCGGCGCCCCGGGGGCGGACCGGGCGCCGGGGGCAGCGGTCGCGATGTCCGCGCCCGTCCGGCGGACCATGCCGTCCGACTTCGCGATCTCGGTCCGGCCGGGCCACGGCGCGGACGTCCCCGGCACCGTGCACGGGGCGCGCAGGCAGCCGATGCGCGGGTTCGAGGACGCCTACACCGACATCGTCGACTACATCGTGCGGATCACCCACCGCATCTGGGAGGACCAGGACGTCGGCTACATCTACGACACCTACAGCCCCGGCTGCCGCCTCTACGACGACACCGGCTTCAAGTACGGCGTCGAGCAGCTCGTCGGCGGAACGATCCAGGGGATCAACGCCTTCCCCGACGTGCGGCACTACGCCGACGACGTGATCTGGGCCGGGGACGAGGACCAGGGGTTCGTCACCTCGCACCGCGCGATCAACATCGGGCACCACACCGGCCCGTGGCGCTGGGGCCCGCCGACCGGGCGCCGCCTCGAGACCTGGGTGATCGCGAACTGCGTCGTCCGGGAGAACGAGATCTACGAGGAGTGGGTCCTCTACAACACCGCCTCGAAGCTGGCGCAGCTCGGCGTCGACGTGCGGGAGGCCGCCCGGACCTACGGCAACGAGGGCGGCACCGCGCCGTTCGGCGAGCGCGGCGTCACCGAGGTCGAGCGGCTGATCGGCGGCCGCCGCCCGCGGCCGTACCCGGCGGCCGACCCGCGCGCCGGGTTCGATCTGGAGCACACCGTCCGCGCCCTGTTCCACGACACCTACAACCGGCGCGACCTCAGCGCGATCGACCGCGCGTACGCGCCGAACGTCCGCTGGCACGGGACGTCGAACCGGTCCGGGTACGGGCGCGCGGACGTGCGCGCGATGGCGCGGAACCTGCTCGCCACGTTCCCCGACCTGGGGATGCAGGTCGACGAGGTGTACTGGATGGGCAACGACCGCGACGGGTACGCGGCGTCCGTCCGGTGGACGGCGGCGGGCACCCACCGGGGGCACGGCCTGTACGGGCGCCCGACCGGACGCCGCGTCCACCTCTGGGGCATCTCGCAGCTGTACTTCTCCGGCGGCCGGATCGTGGAGGAGTGGACACTGTTCAACGAGTTCGACGTCCTCGCCCAGCTCCTGCGCGACGACCCGGCCTGA
- a CDS encoding nitrilase-related carbon-nitrogen hydrolase, with protein sequence MVTRIVCAQVAPVVGDPAGNRARSVAAVRDAAARGAHVIVLPELVTSGYVFASAAEAADAAVTPADPVFAAWADAAGGPASGRVVVGGFCERGPDGRLYNSAAVVDRGAVAAVYRKTHLWDAEKTVFTPGDRPAPVVATTAGPIGVLICYDLEFPEMPRALARGGARLVAAPVNWPLVDRPAGERPPEAVLAMAAARASRMFVACCDRTGDERGVRWTGGTVIVGADGWPLAEAGTRSGVAVADVDLADAADKTASPRNDLLRDRRPELY encoded by the coding sequence ATGGTGACCCGGATCGTGTGCGCGCAGGTCGCGCCGGTCGTCGGCGACCCGGCCGGCAACCGGGCGCGGTCGGTCGCCGCGGTCCGGGACGCCGCCGCGCGCGGGGCGCACGTCATCGTGCTGCCCGAGCTGGTGACGTCCGGGTACGTGTTCGCCTCCGCCGCCGAGGCGGCGGATGCCGCCGTCACCCCGGCCGATCCGGTGTTCGCGGCGTGGGCGGACGCGGCGGGCGGCCCCGCGAGCGGCCGCGTGGTGGTCGGCGGGTTCTGCGAGCGGGGACCGGACGGGCGCCTGTACAACAGCGCCGCCGTCGTCGACCGGGGCGCGGTCGCCGCCGTCTACCGCAAGACGCACCTGTGGGACGCCGAGAAGACCGTCTTCACGCCCGGCGACCGCCCGGCCCCGGTCGTCGCCACGACGGCCGGGCCGATCGGTGTCCTGATCTGCTACGACCTGGAGTTCCCGGAGATGCCGCGCGCCCTCGCGCGCGGCGGCGCGCGGCTCGTCGCGGCGCCGGTGAACTGGCCGCTGGTGGACCGCCCGGCGGGCGAGCGGCCGCCCGAGGCGGTGCTCGCGATGGCCGCCGCGCGCGCCAGCCGGATGTTCGTCGCCTGCTGCGACCGGACGGGCGACGAGCGCGGCGTCCGGTGGACGGGCGGCACCGTGATCGTCGGCGCGGACGGCTGGCCGCTCGCCGAGGCCGGCACGCGTTCCGGGGTCGCGGTCGCCGACGTCGACCTCGCGGACGCGGCGGACAAGACCGCGAGCCCCCGCAACGACCTGCTGCGCGACCGGCGCCCCGAGCTCTACTGA
- a CDS encoding carbohydrate ABC transporter permease — MTTRATGGAMTARRALGSGLHLVAVLAILFFVLFPIAWLAITAFRPAAEAFSTSPVFAPTLENFRAIIGGQNDLTAAAVNSVVVGTATTLISLPMALLAAYAFSRHRFPGHKSMLLAMVATQFIPGVAIALPFLTLFHDLGLLDTRASLVIVNLSLVVPYITWLLKGFVDGLPIEIEEAARLDGCGQITLLWRVVTPLAAPGLFVCAVFSFLLSWNEFLFPTFLAKEEATTLPVGLMTLVRPEGVAWGQMAAAGLLVMVPMLVMSMFVRKHFAQGMTMGAIK, encoded by the coding sequence ATGACCACCCGTGCGACGGGCGGTGCGATGACCGCCCGCAGGGCCCTCGGGAGCGGCCTGCACCTGGTCGCCGTCCTGGCGATCCTGTTCTTCGTGCTGTTCCCGATCGCGTGGCTCGCGATCACCGCGTTCCGCCCGGCGGCGGAGGCGTTCTCGACCTCCCCGGTCTTCGCGCCCACGCTGGAGAACTTCCGCGCGATCATCGGCGGGCAGAACGACCTCACCGCCGCGGCCGTGAACAGCGTCGTGGTCGGCACCGCGACCACGCTGATCTCGCTGCCGATGGCGCTGCTCGCCGCGTACGCGTTCTCCCGGCACCGGTTCCCCGGCCACAAGTCGATGCTGCTCGCGATGGTCGCGACCCAGTTCATCCCGGGCGTGGCGATCGCGCTGCCGTTCCTGACGCTGTTCCACGACCTCGGCCTGCTCGACACCCGCGCGTCCCTGGTGATCGTGAACCTGTCGCTCGTCGTCCCCTACATCACCTGGCTGCTGAAGGGGTTCGTGGACGGGCTGCCGATCGAGATCGAGGAGGCGGCGCGGCTGGACGGCTGCGGCCAGATCACGCTGCTGTGGCGGGTCGTGACCCCGCTGGCCGCGCCGGGCCTGTTCGTCTGCGCGGTGTTCTCGTTCCTGCTGTCGTGGAACGAGTTCCTGTTCCCGACTTTCCTCGCCAAGGAGGAGGCGACGACGCTGCCGGTCGGGCTGATGACGCTCGTCCGCCCGGAGGGCGTCGCGTGGGGGCAGATGGCCGCCGCCGGGCTGCTGGTGATGGTGCCGATGCTGGTGATGTCGATGTTCGTCCGCAAGCACTTCGCGCAGGGCATGACGATGGGAGCGATCAAGTGA
- a CDS encoding ester cyclase, translated as MADAPKSNPHETGPDETVPHKTVQDVSGLREIAYAPYRDPEEFITEWTDRIWVRRGVGLIRENYAADSIVHGAYGTVRGVEPVVSSTLQKISAFPDRVGQADDVVWEARGDDAFVSSHRVFSAGTHTGVSGYGPPTHRPFVSRTIATCLYRRGVMEEEWVVRDELAVVRQLGLDPDAVARRLAFPAGGGRILGDPPAAPLTAGDSGARPAGGARRGECEHALELIEEVWNGRRLDRVTGFVARDVTCHTTGHRDVIRPDGYQRALLDLLAPFPDGRIEIRDVAAHESAPHGGVRVGVVWFLRGTYGGTPRYGAPTGSPVEVLGASQFLFRDGRIVREWRIYDEISVLAQIAHARGDEPSEPSDPA; from the coding sequence GTGGCTGACGCACCGAAATCGAACCCGCACGAGACCGGCCCGGACGAGACCGTCCCGCACAAGACCGTCCAGGACGTGAGCGGCCTGCGGGAGATCGCGTACGCGCCGTACCGCGACCCCGAGGAGTTCATCACCGAGTGGACCGACCGCATCTGGGTGCGGCGCGGCGTCGGGCTGATCCGCGAGAACTACGCGGCGGACTCGATCGTCCACGGCGCCTACGGGACCGTGCGCGGCGTCGAACCCGTCGTGTCGTCCACCCTGCAGAAGATCAGCGCGTTCCCGGACCGGGTCGGGCAGGCCGACGACGTCGTGTGGGAGGCGCGGGGCGACGACGCGTTCGTCAGCTCCCACCGCGTGTTCAGCGCGGGCACCCACACGGGCGTGTCCGGCTACGGCCCGCCGACGCACCGCCCGTTCGTCTCCCGCACCATCGCCACCTGCCTGTACCGGCGCGGCGTGATGGAGGAGGAGTGGGTCGTGCGGGACGAGCTGGCGGTCGTCCGGCAGCTCGGCCTGGACCCCGACGCCGTCGCGCGCCGCCTCGCGTTCCCCGCCGGCGGCGGCCGCATCCTCGGCGACCCGCCCGCCGCCCCGCTGACCGCCGGCGACTCCGGGGCCCGCCCGGCGGGCGGGGCGCGGCGCGGCGAGTGCGAGCACGCCCTCGAGCTGATCGAGGAGGTGTGGAACGGGCGGCGGCTCGACCGGGTCACCGGCTTCGTCGCCCGCGACGTCACCTGCCACACCACCGGGCACCGCGACGTGATCCGCCCGGACGGCTACCAGCGCGCCCTGCTCGACCTGCTGGCCCCCTTCCCGGACGGGCGGATCGAGATCCGGGACGTCGCCGCGCACGAGTCGGCGCCGCACGGCGGCGTGCGGGTCGGCGTCGTGTGGTTCCTGCGCGGGACCTACGGCGGGACGCCCCGGTACGGGGCGCCCACCGGCTCGCCGGTCGAGGTGCTCGGCGCGTCGCAGTTCCTGTTCCGCGACGGGCGCATCGTCCGGGAGTGGCGGATCTACGACGAGATCTCCGTGCTCGCGCAGATCGCGCACGCCCGCGGCGACGAACCGTCCGAACCGTCCGACCCGGCCTGA
- the hisD gene encoding histidinol dehydrogenase: MRFSPARLAELEGSYRILKAPGSTRPAAQTDPAVAERVSGMLAGIEAGGMDAVLRYARELDGWDRPDVEIPAADLARSGDALSPELRDALALGVERTAAFAREQRARLTDFETELAPGLIAGQRYVPIQRVGAYLPAGRFPLLAGACMTVGVAKAAGVGTVVACTPPRPDGSADPAVLYAAHLSGADRVFVLGGVQALAAMAFGLLGEQPVDMLVGPGNAYVAEAKRQLFGTVAIDLLAGPSEVAVLADDTADAELVAADLLGQAEHGTESPAALVTTSERLGEAVVAAAEAQLADLKTSDIAGPAWRDYGSVTWAADEATAVALMDDLAPEHLEILTADDDRYLDALHNYGSAFLGPWSTVAYSDKGMAGTNHVLPTAGGARHSAGLSVSRFLKPLTYQRAAREATPLLAEPVEVISAYEGMAAHGATATLRLARYR, encoded by the coding sequence ATGCGTTTCTCCCCCGCCCGGCTCGCCGAGCTCGAGGGGTCCTACCGGATCCTGAAGGCTCCGGGCTCCACGCGTCCGGCCGCGCAGACCGACCCTGCCGTCGCCGAGCGCGTCTCGGGGATGCTCGCCGGCATCGAGGCCGGCGGCATGGACGCCGTCCTGCGGTACGCGCGGGAGCTGGACGGCTGGGACCGCCCGGACGTCGAGATCCCCGCCGCCGACCTGGCCCGCAGCGGCGACGCCCTGTCGCCCGAGCTGCGCGACGCCCTCGCGCTCGGCGTCGAGCGGACCGCCGCGTTCGCCCGCGAGCAGCGCGCCCGGCTGACCGACTTCGAGACCGAGCTGGCGCCCGGCCTGATCGCCGGGCAGCGGTACGTGCCGATCCAGCGCGTCGGCGCGTACCTGCCCGCGGGCCGGTTCCCGCTGCTCGCCGGGGCCTGCATGACGGTCGGCGTCGCGAAGGCGGCGGGCGTCGGGACGGTCGTGGCCTGCACGCCGCCGCGTCCGGACGGCAGCGCCGACCCGGCCGTCCTGTACGCGGCGCACCTGTCGGGCGCCGACCGCGTGTTCGTGCTCGGCGGCGTCCAGGCGCTCGCCGCAATGGCGTTCGGGCTGCTCGGCGAGCAGCCGGTCGACATGCTCGTCGGTCCCGGCAACGCCTACGTCGCGGAGGCCAAGCGGCAGCTGTTCGGCACCGTCGCGATCGACCTGCTCGCCGGGCCGTCCGAGGTCGCGGTGCTCGCCGACGACACCGCCGACGCCGAGCTGGTCGCCGCCGACCTGCTCGGGCAGGCCGAGCACGGCACCGAGTCGCCGGCCGCGCTCGTCACGACGTCCGAGCGGCTCGGCGAGGCCGTCGTCGCGGCCGCCGAGGCGCAGCTCGCCGACCTCAAGACCAGCGACATCGCCGGGCCCGCCTGGCGCGACTACGGCTCGGTGACCTGGGCCGCCGACGAGGCGACCGCCGTGGCGCTGATGGACGACCTCGCGCCCGAGCACCTGGAGATCCTCACCGCCGACGACGACCGGTACCTGGACGCCCTACACAACTACGGGTCGGCGTTCCTCGGGCCGTGGAGCACCGTCGCGTACTCCGACAAGGGCATGGCGGGCACCAACCACGTGCTGCCGACGGCGGGCGGCGCGCGGCACAGCGCCGGGCTGTCGGTGTCGCGGTTCCTCAAGCCGCTGACCTACCAGCGCGCGGCGCGCGAGGCGACCCCGCTGCTGGCCGAGCCGGTCGAGGTGATCTCCGCGTACGAGGGTATGGCCGCACACGGCGCCACCGCGACGCTCCGGCTCGCCCGCTACCGCTGA
- a CDS encoding carbohydrate ABC transporter permease → MERAVVTATAERSAASGAAPAGRPSGPGAGRGRRMRRAAQPYLHLAPALAAVLLTTVYPLVSALVTSFRHWRLNESTAPGGFVGFEQYQRAFQDDTFFNSVMVTLWFTFVSVVLSVGIGLAIALILNRRGPLNGLTKALLILPFAVAPALKGFSWRFMMNPDHGVYDKMIDSVLPFAADVNWLGEPFWAQMVLVLTEVWGWAPLIALMLLGGLASVPPEVNEAARVDGATAWQRFRHVTFPLLRPLLLIVIFLKAVFSLKLFDQVVTITGGGPGRATETLNFYAYTQGFTFLDIGYASAVSWILVVVLGVIAAGYLVAMNRQEAK, encoded by the coding sequence ATGGAACGTGCTGTGGTGACGGCGACGGCCGAGCGCTCCGCCGCGTCCGGGGCCGCCCCCGCCGGACGTCCGTCCGGGCCGGGCGCGGGCCGCGGGCGGCGGATGCGCCGGGCCGCGCAGCCCTACCTGCACCTCGCCCCCGCGCTCGCCGCGGTCCTGCTCACCACCGTCTACCCGCTGGTGTCCGCGCTCGTCACGAGCTTCCGGCACTGGCGGCTGAACGAGTCGACGGCGCCCGGCGGCTTCGTCGGCTTCGAGCAGTACCAGCGGGCGTTCCAGGACGACACGTTCTTCAACAGCGTCATGGTCACGCTGTGGTTCACGTTCGTGTCGGTGGTGCTGTCGGTCGGGATCGGGCTCGCGATCGCGCTGATCCTCAACCGGCGCGGCCCGCTGAACGGGCTGACCAAGGCGCTGCTCATCCTGCCGTTCGCGGTGGCGCCCGCGCTCAAGGGCTTCTCGTGGCGGTTCATGATGAACCCCGACCACGGCGTCTACGACAAGATGATCGACTCCGTGCTGCCCTTCGCCGCCGACGTGAACTGGCTCGGGGAGCCGTTCTGGGCGCAGATGGTGCTCGTCCTGACCGAGGTGTGGGGCTGGGCGCCGCTGATCGCGCTGATGCTGCTCGGCGGGCTCGCGTCCGTCCCGCCCGAGGTGAACGAGGCGGCCCGGGTGGACGGCGCCACGGCCTGGCAGCGGTTCCGGCACGTGACCTTCCCGCTGCTGCGGCCGCTGCTGCTGATCGTGATCTTCCTCAAGGCGGTCTTCTCGCTGAAGCTGTTCGACCAGGTGGTCACGATCACCGGCGGCGGGCCGGGGCGCGCCACCGAGACCCTCAACTTCTACGCCTACACGCAGGGCTTCACGTTCCTCGACATCGGCTACGCCTCGGCCGTCTCGTGGATCCTCGTCGTCGTCCTCGGCGTGATCGCGGCGGGCTACCTGGTCGCCATGAACCGGCAGGAGGCGAAATGA
- a CDS encoding ABC transporter substrate-binding protein, translating to MKRGFLRRRAPRRAAAALAVVLLAAGCGNAAEDHELADVVRAGPVDDLGLRTGKPYDGTKIRLLICCNTTAQFLGIQDRTSAEFTKRTGIEVEWANIPYESFLQKIVAESALGTGTYDLVAWTDAFGASVRLGVQPLDGVMERAGMTLEDYPPPFREAATAGDPGTTYGLPFRGYAYSMYYRQDVYEKFGFEPPETWDEYFGQLAELKESSPRHPIAGQYGRGSGQNLFTWLSMLWSNGGELFDADGNVAFTSPQGVQATEKYIEMIRKGYSPRASANWNETDATQSLEQGRADTVLTWTWQYDDFTNPNKVAPEVAENVRAAQIPGWEGKERVPYGMTWLMGVLRSSEKQGAAWEYLKWVSNAKTERAVALDKSKPDQATSISVHTSNMLDPEVNAANGGIPKLQYEALRNGRVIPTSINWPQFQDTLEVAINRMAHGGDVRSELDAAAARIKKIEETGG from the coding sequence GTGAAGCGAGGGTTCCTGCGCCGCCGCGCGCCCCGCCGCGCCGCCGCCGCGCTCGCGGTCGTCCTGCTCGCCGCCGGGTGCGGGAACGCCGCCGAGGACCACGAGCTGGCCGACGTCGTGCGCGCCGGGCCCGTCGACGACCTCGGGCTGCGCACCGGCAAGCCCTACGACGGGACGAAGATCCGGCTGCTGATCTGCTGCAACACCACCGCGCAGTTCCTCGGCATCCAGGACCGGACGAGCGCGGAGTTCACGAAGCGGACCGGGATCGAGGTCGAGTGGGCCAACATCCCGTACGAGTCGTTCCTGCAGAAGATCGTCGCGGAGAGCGCGCTCGGCACCGGCACCTACGACCTGGTCGCCTGGACGGACGCGTTCGGCGCGTCCGTCCGGCTCGGCGTGCAGCCGCTCGACGGGGTGATGGAGCGGGCCGGGATGACGCTCGAGGACTACCCGCCGCCGTTCCGCGAGGCCGCGACCGCCGGGGACCCGGGCACGACGTACGGGCTGCCGTTCCGGGGGTACGCGTACTCGATGTACTACCGGCAGGACGTCTACGAGAAGTTCGGGTTCGAGCCGCCGGAGACGTGGGACGAGTACTTCGGCCAGCTCGCGGAGCTGAAGGAGTCGAGCCCGCGGCACCCGATCGCCGGGCAGTACGGGCGCGGCAGCGGGCAGAACCTGTTCACCTGGCTGTCGATGCTGTGGAGCAACGGCGGCGAGCTGTTCGACGCGGACGGGAACGTGGCGTTCACGAGCCCGCAGGGCGTCCAGGCCACCGAGAAGTACATCGAGATGATCCGGAAGGGCTACAGCCCGCGCGCCTCGGCGAACTGGAACGAGACCGACGCCACCCAGTCGCTGGAGCAGGGCCGCGCGGACACCGTCCTGACCTGGACCTGGCAGTACGACGACTTCACCAACCCGAACAAGGTCGCGCCGGAGGTGGCGGAGAACGTCCGGGCCGCGCAGATCCCCGGCTGGGAGGGCAAGGAGCGCGTCCCGTACGGCATGACGTGGCTGATGGGCGTGCTGCGCAGCTCGGAGAAGCAGGGCGCGGCCTGGGAGTACCTCAAGTGGGTGTCCAACGCGAAGACCGAGCGCGCCGTCGCGCTGGACAAGTCGAAGCCCGACCAGGCCACGAGCATCTCCGTGCACACCTCGAACATGCTCGACCCGGAGGTCAACGCGGCGAACGGCGGCATCCCGAAGCTGCAGTACGAGGCGCTGCGCAACGGCCGCGTCATCCCGACCTCCATCAACTGGCCGCAGTTCCAGGACACCCTCGAGGTCGCGATCAACCGGATGGCGCACGGCGGGGACGTCCGGTCCGAGCTGGACGCGGCCGCCGCCCGCATCAAGAAGATCGAGGAGACCGGTGGCTGA